aacactaataTTTCTTGAGTATGTGCACTCCTGATGTGCAACACATTTGCTCCCATGTGTACACAACATAAATTCCATTACAGCAACCTCCAGATAACTAAACTGCTGCTGGACTATGTAAAAATTATGTCTCAAGGCACTGTTAAATAATCTGGATGTTTTCTGTGAGTGGTGAGCTCTTCCAAATTAGCATAAGATCCACTCTCCACTTTGGTGTTGCTAACTCACCTAAAAGCAAGTTGGTGGTTACCATGATTAATTCCTAAAGCCACCAGGAGGGGTCAGACAGACACAAGTCGCTACTGCAGGAAAGCTTCCCAAGCAGCATggaaagaagggagagaggagtGTGAGGAGGGAGAAATCCCCAGCTAAGAGAGGAAATTTGTGAAGCAAGGGGGAGGGGCTCCTGCCCTGTTTTTAACATGAGCAGAGTATAATGGCAAACTGgattcttaatatttttgaggTTTTTAAACAAGCGCAGTGATACCTTACTCTACCAATAAAGGAATGTGCAATTTTATTTGAATGCATACATTGTGAGGTATAAGAGATAAATTCATTGAAATTATTGCACATTTTAATATTACTTTCTAAGTAAATTTCAACTGTTTCCTTTCATTAAACCAGCAACTTCTCACCGTCTGCAAATAATGGTCTTTGCAGCATTTCCGTAAGTAACAGGCTTCACCAAACAATGCAGGCAAATGGTATTCCAGTCCTTTGTGTAATAATGTAATTTCATACACCAAGGATCAGGCTGGTACCTGATCCCCTTTCAGTGATGAACTCAAAGAGATCAGAGGCAATTAAGGGCATACAGCACACATGTTTGGGACCTACTGCTgcacagcagctctgaagagatACAACCACCAACCTATACTCAACCTTCTGGTATGGAATAGGCATTGACCTCACATCTCTAAGCTAGTTCTCTCCCTGGTCACCACCCTGCACACACTGACGAAGCATGGGTTGTGTTTCTAGAATGAGACTTATGTCAAATCGTAGATACACAGCAAAGTCAGGTGTGTGTCCAAACTTTTAAGGGGTCTGTTCTTCCCTTTAGTTTCCCCTCTTTTTGTCTTACTCCAGCCAGGTCTTCCACCAGGCTCTACCACACTTTGTTTTTCATTGTCTGAAATGTCAGTTTTCCCCAGCTAACCAAGACCTGTGTATTCCTGTAGCAACTTTTTCCACACCTCTACAAATATTCCCTGTAGGGATTTCTCTAGCTACACCTTTGTGCTTTGCAGCTTTTCTGAATCTCAGCTACCAAAGAGCAACTTCTACTGCTTCATGCTTAATACAATGAGCCCTAGAACTGATAAGACTCAAAGAACCAAAGAAAGAAGTCCTGTTTCAGTCACTAGAAGGACTTTTTTACCATCTTCTATTACGTTTTACCTTATTTGGACTTGGATTTAAAACTTGAATGAAACCAGACTGATCATTACTTTATCCCAGATGGTCTATCTATCCTGTAATTTAGAGTAATTCTTATTAGTTCAGCAATCAGTGAAGATGTGAGTACAACACAAATGCTACGACAGAATGAGACTAGGAGTTGCCAACCACCACactaaagaaaaatgaatcagacaagaaagcaaattaaaaccAAGATAGCTGTATTTGATGCAGGCTATTAATAGCATCTACTGAAGTCCTGATGCCTGACAGAACATTATGCTATCCTATGACAAATTCACTCATCCGTGTTCTCTCCCTAGTGATTCATCATATATTCTAAGATGATAGTAACTCAATTTTTAAATCTTCTTGAGTAACATCTCAGCTGCAACAAATCTCACTCTCTGAATATGTATCTTGAAAAAGAGCTTCCAAGTAAGCAAGTGACTAGTCTTATTTGGGTGAAactttcagaatcacagaatggttgaggttggaagggacctctgcagatcatctagtccaacctccctgctcacgcagggtcacctagagcacattgcccaggatcgtgtcctgacggcttttgaatatctccaacgATGGAGAcctcacaacctctctgggcaacctgtgccagtgctctgtcaccctcacagcaaaaagtTCTTCGTTAAGTTCAgatgaaacttcctgtgtttcagtttgtgcccactgcctctcgtcctatcactgggcaccactgaaaagagtctggccccatcctctcgacaccctcccttcagacacttatACACACCAATAAGATCCcacccccctcagtcttctcttctccaggctgaacaggtccagctctctcagccttttctcataggacagacgctccagtcccttcatcatcttagtagcccttcactggacttgctccagttgctccatgtctctcttgtattggggagccccacgctggacacagcactccagatgtggcctcaccagggctgagtagagggggaggatcacctccctccacctgctggcaacactcttcctgatgcaccccaggataccattggccttcttggccacaagggcacattgctgcctcatgcttaacttggtgtccaccagcactcccaggtccttctccgcagagctgctttccagcaggtcaacccccaacctgtactgctgcatggggttattcctccccaggtgcaggaccctgcacttgcctttgttgaacttcatgaggttcctctccgcccacctctccagcctgtccaggtctctctgaatggcagcacagccctctggggtatcggccactcctcccagttttgtatcgtcagcaaacttgctgagggtgcactctgtcccttcatccaggtcattgatgaagaagttgaacaagactggacccagtactgacccctgggggacaccgctagctacaggcctccaaactTTAAGCTACATACTGTAATAATACCCAGCTTTATTGCTCTAGCTTTAACTTTCCCTTCTGCTCTCAAATTTCAGCACTAGTCTCTGCAAACACACCACCTAAAGGCATCAGAGGAACCTAGTTCTGACCTATAGGAACAACTTTTATAGGAACAACTTTTATTTAATGGAAGGATTGTCTCTCATTATTGTCTAAACATTTTAATGTGTAATTAAGACAATTTGTAAGATTGAAAGGGATATTGGACAGCTTTATGGATCATGAAAATTTCAGAAGGCATATTAATCCTGCATTATTATTTTATACtactaattattattaataatgaataaaAGTCTGGAGGGGAGATGAAAAGCCTCACTGTAGGAATTAAATCAATTCCACCTATTAGAGACTAGAGGGAAACTCTTCCTGAGAACAGGTCATGCCATGGCATCATACAAAAGTTTATTTTAGTTTCCTATTAGTTAAATGCTGCTGGCATTAGAGGAAAGGCACTTAATTAGATGGGCCACATCTGACATATGACTAAGCAGTGCTGAATAGTTACCATAAACATAGATCAAGATTGCAATACCTTTAATTCTTCCAGTGACATAGAGGAAGCCATCCTTGTCTAGTTTTCCTAAATCTCCAGAATGCAGCCACCCATCTTCAtcaaaggcttcttttgttttgtctttcataTTTAAGTAACCCATGAAAACAGTCCTTCCCCAGAAACAGATTTCTCCATTGCCTTCTGTATCTTCATTCACCAATTTTACTTTGCAGCCAGGCACTGGTTTACCACAGCTATGAGggaacagggggaaaaaacacaagAAGCACAGAAATATCAAACATAATACTGATAAGAAGTCTAAAATATCAAATCTCTGAACCTACCAAAATACAAGTGACTGTAAATAACATCCTGCTGTAACTGTTTGAAAGCTATGGAATATTACCTTACTAAGGCAGATACGTTAGAATCTCTGGGCACTTTTTGGCTGTCTATCTTGCTCTGTGCTTCCtgggttttttcttcctctttatcttGAGACATAAAAATACTTTTGTATTTGTTTCAGGTCTCACATTCAAAAGTTATCCTACCTTGTGCCAAAGGCTCAAATATATGTCAGATTTAGTAAGTGTGGTCTGCACATAGCACTGTAGACCTCTTCGAGTGCCCTTAACTTGGCTTGGCAGGCTATGGGGGCAATGTGTTCAGTTTCTGACCTGAAGGTTATTTTGCCTCCCAAAGTCACAATAGAGTGGGCAAGGCACTGAGAGAAAATAAAGTAAGTGATAAGATCTTTACTGAACTCAGTAAATATTCTTCTCTGTAGATATGAAACATCctgtgtaaaaaaaataaaattacctgTGCTGCCTGTAAATATATGGCCCAGACAGGCAGTGCGGGCCTGTGGTCTCACTCATCCCATAGGCCTCATACAAAGTGATGTTCAGACCCAAGAAGAAATTCAGTGTTTCTGTATTGAGAGGAGCAGCACCACAAAAGTGCTTCTGACAGCAAGAAAAACCCAGCGCATTGCGGATTTTTGCAAGCACCAGGTAGTCTGCTAACCTTGTCCAAAACAGCTTTAAATCACTGCCAAGtacaaaacacacaaaaggaAGAGAGAGTAAGTCACAGTAGCATATaaaatttccaaaacaaaatcagATGCAAATTTCCTTTAGAGATATATTTGCCATAAGGTTTTGGGTGTTGATGTAAGTTACGTCAATAGGAACAGGTGacttatttctcttctgttcatTTATTCAAAGTCTTTCCACAATTGCTAATGAACTCCAAACACTTGAGTTGTTTGAATGTTGCAAATTCAGAAAGAATCTATAAAAATGTATTGTGCAAGACACAGCTTTTGTATTGCTGATTCTTTATCAGTTAAATGTGTTTCTTTGAGAATGAACACCGCTAAAGTCTGAGATTTGCAAGACCTATCTGAGAAGCTGAAAGGTCAGGCAAGCAAACCAATACCAGTGCACGACATCTTTTGAAATCCCATTTTCTGTAAGCAATTTCACACTTCAGTGTGTCATATTTTAAGAACTCTTTACCAGGAATTAATTGTGAATTAAGCTAGTATTTGAATTTACACAATATTCAGGTTATCTTAATTCCACATCTGACATACTTATGGAGAAAAACACCTTGTTATTCAGAACAGAGATAACATATTTAGAGTGCAGAGAATTCGGGGGTGGGTCAATGGGTTTCTGTGCGATGACAAGATGTTCTTTCTCCCATGGAGCAGACTTCAATTACTGTGAGCCAGTCTATGTCTGGATTGCccccaaaatgaaaaatttccctCCCTCCTACATCTCCTCCAAATTCATGTCCTGTCCTCATACCAGTAACTTGCACTTGCACAGCCACATGGTGCACTGGAAGGGGAACTCTCCCAGCTAAAACCAACCAGTTCAATTCACGCAAGacactgtgcatgtgtgtgtgtgtggcggggggagAGGGGTATTAGTTGATCTATGGGCTCAAGGAGGATGGAAGGGGACCTTTAACAGTCACCTGGGTTTAAGATCGGCCTAATGCGTTTGATAGCTACACTCTCCCTCTTCCTTTGTATTTGCTGTGCTGCCAGGCCAAATTTTACCCATTTACATCAGAGAGTCTTTCTCTGATGTTAGAGAGCTTATTACAAGCAGATAACTACTTTCAGCACGATGGAGATCTTGTTCATTACAATACACACCTGCTTGAGCAGTTTAAGTTTCTCTCTAAGCTAACTGACATAGCCCATGAAAGCATTTTCTTCTTCATAAATCCCGACTGAGCAGAAGCATCCTTTAATTTCTCCATGATTTTCTCCCATACTCGGGGAACTCCCATATGGGATGTTGGCTGCACTTCTTTTAGTGTGTTGATCAAGCTGCCCTGTTAAAATCATATCAAATCGTATCAAAACATTGCAAAGGGTCCATGCTGGTGTTAGAGGTTTGATGATGTAGTTTGCATCTTGCAATACTTGTATGTAGAACATCACTAAACATGTGGGATATAAACAAGGTCTGCTGAACTAGATACCTATTTCAATCAGACAGATGCACTAACGTGCTAGTTCTGACCCACTGGGGTAGTAtgcatatgaaaagaaaaaaacacaggtgGTTTAGTTCCTTCTGCCTCCCTGGCTCCAAAACCTGTTTATACTTCTTCTGCATTAGAGGTATTCTTTTCTGCCTTAATAGAAGAAGATCTGGATCTGGATTATATATTTTACACCCACATTCAGAATATTGTGAATACAAATTTGAAGTTAGCTGTTTAATTTTGGAAATTGCTAGAACTGAGATCCACTCGGGCACTGTGGTGAAAGTCATTTTTCAGCTTTATGAGGAGGCAGGTAAGATACCAGTTTCAGGAACTCTCTTTTAATAGCAGTTTAGAGACCATGACTGTAGAGAGGGACCAGCTTTCTAAGCACAGTtccaaaaacagaagcaaatggaATCTAGAAAAGTGGAGCATGTATCTAATGGGATTTAGTTTTCCATAATTCTTACAATAATGGATTTTCAACCTTCATCTTCTGCACCTCTTTAAAGATTATAATCTATCCTTAGGAcatatttttaagaggaaaaaagtgcAAGCTTAATTAGGTGCAATGTGTGACAGATACCTTTAAAGCATCTGGCTCAGCAAAGTAAACTTGCTCTCCCCACTTGATTCCTGTCCACAGGTCATATATCTGTGCAGCTATGTGGCTGAGTGGGAGATAACTGACGATAGACTCCTGTTGGATTTCTGCAGGTTGcatatctcctgctctgctgcaaTGTGCTGACGTCCAAGTTATCTgtttaaataaagaataaaacatgttggatttttttcccttttcacacAAACTAAGCATCCAGACCTGCTATGACAATGTAACTATGAAGAACTGTGCTCACAGAAATTGCTGGAGACATCACAAGCATTGACAACACTCCAGGCTGCCATTTCTCTAGTGCCACTTACTCAAAAGCAAGTGGAACTGATCTAGCAGCAACAGAGACTTGCAGATAATATAAGGAAATGCAGTCTTTCCTCTGCCCAACTGGCCTATGAACACTACAAACTCCCCACTCCCTGGTGCCCCATAAAACTGGCACACTAACAAAGACAACACTTAATCTAGCAGAGCAGTCATGGGCTAGATGGACAAGAAAAAGACTGGTCAGCCTCTTATTTTGCAGTGCTCCTACTGTGCATGATTCCTATCAAGCTGACACTTTTCACCAGCACTATGTCTGTAtgattacttgaaaaaaaaaaaaaaaaaaaaaagctcacagaAGAGTTTAGCATCAGCAACAAGCTCATTTTCTTATATTGACCATCACGTGACTGAGAACTAATGATGAAGATCAGCAGCCATATCCTGCTCTTCTGAAAACCACTGGGAGATTCATGATGGTGGTTCATGAGTAGCgaacagagctctgcctccaTGAGAGGAACTCCACATGTGAATAATGCTAAAGATTTGCTGTTTGACTCTTTAGTTGAATTGAATGATGTTTCCTTTGAGGTAATCCCCTTTTCCTGCTACATATTTCTCACTTTATCCCAGAAAATGCTGTTGAAGGATGCTAAATATGTATATCTTCATTATCAGAATGTAACATATGGAGGACTCAGATAGATATGTGATcgtatgagaaaaaaaatctatgtgcacagagaaaaaggaaacatggTTCTCAGAGGAGCCTATAATCTAACCTGAGTAGGGCAGAACACAGAAAGGCTATTATTCAAGATGCAGGGAGGGGATACAAATAATGTGTAATGCCTGCTATCACAGTATGTTATGCTTCCTACCAGTTCCTTTTCTTTGTAATAATTTAGAAGGTTAACAGGAGAGTATGTTTAGTCTAAGGAAACACAGATTTTCAGAGGAGGATTTTAAGGAGCAGTCCGCTGTCAGGAAAGGCCACTCCAAGTTTAGATGGCAGCACTGGAGAAGCACCTATGGGTGAAACAGAGTAtgaaacacaaaatgaaacacagtagGCAGAATGGGATGTCTTTGAAATGTGGCTGTATTGATTGCTTAGCCTCCAAAACCTCGCAGCATACAGGCAGGGTCACAGCAAATTGGAGTGGGTGCATCTATGACTGACTCAGCACTGGTTTTGCACATGGACAGAGGGAAACATCTTTTGACTaaagaaggcagaagcacagtTACAGGCAAGGCATGTTTTCCACTGTTGCTCAACATAAAAATAGCCTGTTTGTGATCAGTAGCCAGGAATAGTTTGGCAGCTAACATGGAAATGACACCAGATTCCTTTGAGACGGAAGAGTATAGGATCTGCAATGTCAGATCAGTCTTTCTGTCTATCAAGTCCACTATCATGTCCTGCTTCCAGATACCACTGTGCTCAGCCCTGCGTTTGGGTAAATTGCTCATCACAGTGTGCACGGCAGTAATATTTCCTGCAGTCTTTTAAGAGCAGAGACCACAACCTAAGGCCAGCCCTTTCACAGGCTGTCTAAATGTTCAGAAAGGCTCTGTATCACCTCCCACTCCTGCTCAGCCACTTAAAAATCAACTACTTTTGTTAGCAGACCTCCATGGAAAGTCCAATTTCCAACTGATTTCACCATTCTCTATCAATGGCAAGTTTTCTGTTCACAGCAATACAGCTTGGGCTATTGCAAGTGTCAGGACTATGAGATGCACATAAGTTTTATTATCCTTTGGTGACAGAGGTAGAAACCAAAGCCTGGGAATATAAGAACGCTAAAGTTAAACAGACAGTTCTAATAGAATTTGCAAAAGCTGTCAGTATCAGGTTTGTTTTAATAGTGGCTGGCTGATGCACATGAttttatcttttgtttgtttttaagatgacCTAATGAGGCTACCTATGGCAATTTATAGAATTTATGTATTACATCTCACAAGCAAGCCAGTGAATCAAAAAACATATTCATAACATAAATGCTATTCAACCTTGTGAAGTGCTACTTGGAATGCAGTTTTACATTATCAGAAATAGTTGACTgcattttgaatatttcttttgtttttgcaacATGAATAGTGTACCACAAAGCATTTTAAGGCTCTAGGATGTATCAGTCGTTTCAAAACGCAGGAATAAATATCCTCAtgctttgctatttttattttaatggaagaATGTCAAGTACATACATTGTCATGACTCAACATGGCTCCTTTTGGCTTCCCAGTTGTTCCAGATGTGTATATTAGCACACAGCATTGATTTGGCTTTTGGGAGTTAATAACGTCATCCAAAGCAGCGTCAGTTATGTCATCTCCCAACTCCAGAAATTCTTCCATCTGGAACATGTAACAGAAATACAAGATATCAGATGACTCCGTACAAATGAGAAAGACACAGTACCCTATTGGTCTAGAAAATGGCAGAAAAGTTAAGTAGGGTCTTGCTCTGAACGTTTTTCCAAAACAAGTTGTCCACTCAGGTCAACAACATCTTGCCTGTGTAAGGAATATAATAAGCCTAACGTAGAATTTTATGTGCAGGTCACTCTGTGTGAATTGCAAATAGAATATGTAAAATTATGCTGCCATGAGTCTTTCAGATGTCTATGAAGGGAATGGTAATACTAGTCCTTATCCAAGGTAGATACTATGGACAAGTTACACAGGCTACAATTCTATTCCTATCTCACATTGTTAGaacaattttgatccttatttaaaGGAGTCTGgatctacatttttttaaataaaaaagaatatgcTTGTGACACTCCATGTACAATTTCTTATCCACTATATATTTAAAGTGTTTGGATGAAagcttctgtacaaaagcagTAGTATCTAGATGTGTGAACAACGGCCCAAATTCTCTGCtatttaatagcaaaaaaaatgTATGTTGCTGGTCACAACTTCCATTCAAATTTATCTCGCTCTGGAATGAGCTAAACCTTTTACAACGCAAGCCTTTGTGCAGTACAATTTGGCCCCAGAAGAATGCTGAGTTTGATCCACTATGTTTTATTAGTTGCTCTCAGATACATCTATTGCATGCATCTAATATGGTGCTAAATGCGCCATTAAATCCCATTGATTTCACTGTTAATTGAAGGtagggtgtatatatatatattttttttatgaaagaaaatagcCACACAGTAGTATCCCAATTGAAATCAGATGATTCATACTGTGCTACAGAACTGTGCTATCTAAGAGCAGTCACAAGAGGCAGCACCACCATTTTCCACCATTTTTTGGAGATATATCTAGGACCACAGAGTAATAAAGGGGCATGAGGCAGAGGTAAAAGGAGAGCCTGTGGCTGAGGGGGAATTCATTATTTCCTTCAGATCTGTTTTTGTCATTGCCAGTGTGCTTAGCCTCTGTGACACTAGGCTCCCTTTTTTAGGGAAAGGCTGTCCTAGGATTCTTTTAATCACTGATCATCAGGTTTATACTTTCTTCTACCAAACCACATCTTTGGGAAGAGGGGGCATACAGAGCATATCTCCATAGCAGGTAAAGGATTTGtcgcatcctgccccttcccacagAATGAGGCTGCATCAATTTCACTGGCCGCTGGAAAGTCTGGAGGTGCACGGGATGTAGTTGTTTCTATATGATTTACCAGCTCTTCCTATATTCCTAACCCTACTCTCTTCTCATAGCAGCATGCATTAATCACTGTGCATCTGTTGCCTAGGCTTTGTTTACTTGAACAGTAACTCCAACAGATAATGTTTCCATTCCACAGAGTGTGAAAAGTACAAGCAAACTGTCACACACACTACTGATTTTGCAGTTGCCTGCTGGAAACATGCACTGGGCAGAGAACTAGGGCTCTGTCCCTGCCGCAGCAATTGCTCATTACCAGTCAATCATATCTCAGCTGTCAACTTGCCACACAAAACTCTTACCACATGCCCTGTGTGGCATATGGTGGTTTGTTTTACATCAAAGCTAATGAACAGTCATCACTGCCTTTGGTGACTCGGTCTCCGATTTTTCCTTTAGACAATATAAACTCTGGCAACTATCAGACATTCTCACAACTTCCCTTCTCCATGGAGAAAGTGTGTCTTATCTGTCACTCAAACAGGGGTGTTTCCAAACATGTATTTCAATAACAGAGAATAAAATGTATACCTTGGGTCACTCCTCTCTTCCGAAGTTCTCAGGCATTTAGGTTTCAGTGACTGAATGTTGATCTAGAATCAGTTGCTAGCACTTATACCTTTTACTAAGAAATATGTATAGTAAGATCCTCTTGCTATTACaatttttgttttactgtatcGAGATATAAAGCATACCATTCATGAACAGGTACACTATTGTAACAGCAACTGTTTACTATAAACAGTATACTATTTATAAAATTCCAAGAGAAGACATGCTTAAAACAAGTGCTGAAGTTTTTTTACTTGTGAACCTAGTAACACATCAGAGGAtcaaagctgaaaatattttaaaatatttctacacTGTTCACTCttcattaatactttttttttttttcctcagttgagGTTTATTCAGCCTGGAAGTCCCACTAATAATCTGTACGTCACTTAAAATAAAATGGTGATTTTGGTATTCATGTTACATAACTATCTTCAattatactttaaaaagaaattggaaaaatatttgttctgaaaatctgttctgccTAAAAtcctaatttttaaattaaaggttGGACTTACACCACTCAGAAATTTCTGATCCTGAATTTGTTCCATTTTCTACTTTGTTATTACCGTGTGGTATGAAAGATCCAGCATATGCTAACAAAACGTGCTGTTCTTTGTGCATCAGTAGCTATTTTTCTTTATCCGTTGCCTGTCACTAGAAATGCTTGGTATTGGACAGTGGAAAACTTATATTTTAAATGGTCTGAAAGTACACGTTCCCACCTGAAGCCTGTAAGTGTTATGTTAATCCAGTCAAGTAAAAGAAACAATAAGACACGAGGCAAAGACCAGTTAAGCAAGGCAGCTCTAATTTTAAATTTCTAGTGTCAAACATTAAATACAGGtaaattaaatggaaaacaatGATGAAGTTTTTGAATGTGTTTGCTGGAAGGCAGCAATGTATTCTGAATGGCAGATATtccacagattttaaaaaaaggagaagctCATCAAATAAATAATACCCTATGAATTATAACTCTGTTCTAGCATTCACATACCGTATACAAATTGGGACGCCTCTCTGGCATGGAGTCCTTATACAGCACAACAGCTTTCAAGTGTGGCAAA
This Apteryx mantelli isolate bAptMan1 chromosome 15, bAptMan1.hap1, whole genome shotgun sequence DNA region includes the following protein-coding sequences:
- the ACSBG1 gene encoding long-chain-fatty-acid--CoA ligase ACSBG1 isoform X6; this encodes MTPPYVTALERSRIPARDVTARTFTDARTVSKDLLVHFEKTQDEGKEPTESLWTSFADGRVRLRIDNSCPQTPITVHQMFKESLEKYGSLNALASKKNGKWEKITFSEYYCLSRKAAKSFLKLGLERFHSVGILGFNSPEWFISAVGTVFAGGIVTGIYTTNSPEACHYIAHDSKTNIMVVENQKQLDKIMQIWNRLPHLKAVVLYKDSMPERRPNLYTMEEFLELGDDITDAALDDVINSQKPNQCCVLIYTSGTTGKPKGAMLSHDNITWTSAHCSRAGDMQPAEIQQESIVSYLPLSHIAAQIYDLWTGIKWGEQVYFAEPDALKGSLINTLKEVQPTSHMGVPRVWEKIMEKLKDASAQSGFMKKKMLSWAMSVSLERNLNCSSSDLKLFWTRLADYLVLAKIRNALGFSCCQKHFCGAAPLNTETLNFFLGLNITLYEAYGMSETTGPHCLSGPYIYRQHSCGKPVPGCKVKLVNEDTEGNGEICFWGRTVFMGYLNMKDKTKEAFDEDGWLHSGDLGKLDKDGFLYVTGRIKDLIITAGGENVPPIPIEDAVKKELPIVSNAMVIGDKKKFLSMLLTLKSKLETSARGLAAKPLRYQRLWLRETGLSTRPFRRESTKST
- the ACSBG1 gene encoding long-chain-fatty-acid--CoA ligase ACSBG1 isoform X3, encoding MTPPYVTALERSRIPARDVTARTFTDARTVSKDLLVHFEKTQDEGKEPTESLWTSFADGRVRLRIDNSCPQTPITVHQMFKESLEKYGSLNALASKKNGKWEKITFSEYYCLSRKAAKSFLKLGLERFHSVGILGFNSPEWFISAVGTVFAGGIVTGIYTTNSPEACHYIAHDSKTNIMVVENQKQLDKIMQIWNRLPHLKAVVLYKDSMPERRPNLYTMEEFLELGDDITDAALDDVINSQKPNQCCVLIYTSGTTGKPKGAMLSHDNITWTSAHCSRAGDMQPAEIQQESIVSYLPLSHIAAQIYDLWTGIKWGEQVYFAEPDALKGSLINTLKEVQPTSHMGVPRVWEKIMEKLKDASAQSGFMKKKMLSWAMSVSLERNLNCSSSDLKLFWTRLADYLVLAKIRNALGFSCCQKHFCGAAPLNTETLNFFLGLNITLYEAYGMSETTGPHCLSGPYIYRQHSCGKPVPGCKVKLVNEDTEGNGEICFWGRTVFMGYLNMKDKTKEAFDEDGWLHSGDLGKLDKDGFLYVTGRIKDLIITAGGENVPPIPIEDAVKKELPIVSNAMVIGDKKKFLSMLLTLKSVLDPNTSDPTDILTEQARDFCQRTGSKATTVSEIVATRDRAIYQAIQEGIDKVNMSATNRVHCIQKWIVLPRDFSISGGELDLLTCRWRISFPEQ
- the ACSBG1 gene encoding long-chain-fatty-acid--CoA ligase ACSBG1 isoform X5, with the protein product MFKESLEKYGSLNALASKKNGKWEKITFSEYYCLSRKAAKSFLKLGLERFHSVGILGFNSPEWFISAVGTVFAGGIVTGIYTTNSPEACHYIAHDSKTNIMVVENQKQLDKIMQIWNRLPHLKAVVLYKDSMPERRPNLYTMEEFLELGDDITDAALDDVINSQKPNQCCVLIYTSGTTGKPKGAMLSHDNITWTSAHCSRAGDMQPAEIQQESIVSYLPLSHIAAQIYDLWTGIKWGEQVYFAEPDALKGSLINTLKEVQPTSHMGVPRVWEKIMEKLKDASAQSGFMKKKMLSWAMSVSLERNLNCSSSDLKLFWTRLADYLVLAKIRNALGFSCCQKHFCGAAPLNTETLNFFLGLNITLYEAYGMSETTGPHCLSGPYIYRQHSCGKPVPGCKVKLVNEDTEGNGEICFWGRTVFMGYLNMKDKTKEAFDEDGWLHSGDLGKLDKDGFLYVTGRIKDLIITAGGENVPPIPIEDAVKKELPIVSNAMVIGDKKKFLSMLLTLKSVLDPNTSDPTDILTEQARDFCQRTGSKATTVSEIVATRDRAIYQAIQEGIDKVNMSATNRVHCIQKWIVLPRDFSISGGELGPTMKLKRLTVLEKYRAEVDSFYEELTDLQMEDFISRAVNGHFTGAPLYSLVSLHFFLKWLLHTV
- the ACSBG1 gene encoding long-chain-fatty-acid--CoA ligase ACSBG1 isoform X4; translation: MTPPYVTALERSRIPARDVTARTFTDARTVSKDLLVHFEKTQDEGKEPTESLWTSFADGRVRLRIDNSCPQTPITVHQMFKESLEKYGSLNALASKKNGKWEKITFSEYYCLSRKAAKSFLKLGLERFHSVGILGFNSPEWFISAVGTVFAGGIVTGIYTTNSPEACHYIAHDSKTNIMVVENQKQLDKIMQIWNRLPHLKAVVLYKDSMPERRPNLYTMEEFLELGDDITDAALDDVINSQKPNQCCVLIYTSGTTGKPKGAMLSHDNITWTSAHCSRAGDMQPAEIQQESIVSYLPLSHIAAQIYDLWTGIKWGEQVYFAEPDALKGSLINTLKEVQPTSHMGVPRVWEKIMEKLKDASAQSGFMKKKMLSWAMSVSLERNLNCSSSDLKLFWTRLADYLVLAKIRNALGFSCCQKHFCGAAPLNTETLNFFLGLNITLYEAYGMSETTGPHCLSGPYIYRQHSCGKPVPGCKVKLVNEDTEGNGEICFWGRTVFMGYLNMKDKTKEAFDEDGWLHSGDLGKLDKDGFLYVTGRIKDLIITAGGENVPPIPIEDAVKKELPIVSNAMVIGDKKKFLSMLLTLKSVLDPNTSDPTDILTEQARDFCQRTGSKATTVSEIVATRDRAIYQAIQEGIDKVNMSATNRVHCIQKWIVLPRDFSISGGELESSLHCEHIIMTF